Below is a genomic region from Phragmites australis chromosome 20, lpPhrAust1.1, whole genome shotgun sequence.
CTGTAGCTGTGCCAAACAAGGCCTTACTACGAGATGCAGATGGGAAGGATGATGAAGGGAGCATTGTACTAACCCAGCAACCAGCTCAAGAAGCTGAGGAAATAGCTCGGATTCTCTGACCCTGATGATCTCTGAAGTGGTGGTCTCGATGGACTGGGTGGCAACAAGCATCTTGGACTCCAGGCTCTCAATCTCCATCCTGTTCTTCTCCATCTTCAAGTAGTCCACACCCTTCACCTCCTGCTTCCTCAGTAGACTCACCTTCTTATCATGCTCCTGCTTATACCCCTCGTAACTCTGCTTGCAGTTAACGAAAAGTCAAATTCTATCAAAAGGAGcacaaagatgctatctttagAGCTGTAGGTAAAGCTACAATTTCACGATTACTTAGCAGATGTGATCAAAGGAGCATAAAGATCCTATCTTTACAATGAAAAAGAAATCAAGCGATCAGAATTCAGAACCCATTTGATCAAGGATTGTGGATAGTGATATGGTTATTGACAAAATACAGGTGAACATAAAATCCAATCTTTACAGCTCCATTCAACCTTTCATGGTTATACAGTTATGATAAAATAAACCATGAGGATAACCTACTGATGTTTCTACTTGGAAGACTCGGAAAGCATGGTGCGTTTCATTTTTACAGAAGCTCCTGACAGAGGGGAGAAATAAACTACTGATAAATGGAACAGACAATGCAAGCAATATCCATGTGCGTTACGCACTACTTGTCCTTGTGCCCACTACCTTTCTTCAGACAAAACCAATTGCCATCCCGCTGAATCCTTGTTAGTATATCCCACCATCACAGATTCACAGCATAACAGATCAAACGACGAGCAACACAAAAAAAGGACTCCTCAAAAGCACCACGCCACTAAATCACACAGTCACATTCCTTAGTTCTGAAGAACCAGACAGTACGTTTCGATCATTCCGTATGTTCATGTTAAGACTAAAATGAGAAAGCAAAGCTAAATCCACTGTCACTGCTGCTGAAGTTAAAGCTCAAAGAAAGCAGTCACTCACCTTGACCTCAAGAAACAGCTTCTTCTCCCAGGCGTAGAGCTTCTCCACGGTGGAGGAATGGCTGAGCATCCCACCGCCTCCGCTATTGCCCATGGACATCCCTCCGTCTCCTCTCCCAAACCTTGTGAACCCATTGTTACCTTTCCCGTAGCCTGCTCCACCTCCGCCCCAGGACCATCCCGTAGGCTTCAAGCTCTTGCTGTAACTCAGCACCTTCCCTGCAGCATTAGTCAATCCCATCGAATTTAACAAAAGGATTCGTCAGAATAAGCGAAATGTGGGCAAGATCAAACAATCAATTAATTAGTTAACTGATTTGTTGAAGAAATGGATTGCCTGGGAGGCTGTGGTTGGTGGTCTCGGGGGGCTCGCAGATGGGGGCCTCGAGCAGCGCGGCGACGCGGGCGCCGGCGTCGGCCGCCTTGAGGAAGTACTCGTCGAGCTCGGTAGCGATCTCGGCGAGGTCCTTCTTCCCGGCGGCGCCGCGGGGCACCGCGACGACGGTGAGCTCACTGGgagtggtggaggtggtggtggcggtgacgATGGACGGGGGCGCGGCCACCGCCGCGGCGACCGTGACCACTGGCGGCACGGCGTTGGGAGCGTCGAcgacggtggtggcggcgtCGTCCCAGTCGGCGTCCTCGGTGgcggagcgggaggaggagggcgcGAAGGGGTCCCAGAAGTCCCAGCTCGACGGCATTgggggcgggggcggagggGGCAAGATGGCGGACGCGGAGatcgaggaggagttggtcgtCCAGGATCTTGTGGTCGGGGTGGGGctgagaggcggaggcggcggcggcggcgggggagggggaggcggcggcggtgagggcGGCGGCTGGTGGTGGGCGGAGGAATGGGGGTGCGGGTGGTCGGCCTCGGCGCTGGCGAAGTGCATCAGCGAGGCGCCCGTGGCCCGGAGCGAGCGCAGGTAGAGCGCGTGCGCGGCCGCCATGTCCCGGCGCGCCTGCACCAGCTGCTTCGTGTACCGCCTCCGCGCCTTGCACCGCGACACGGCCTCCAGCCGCTCCAGCCGCGACTGGCAGCAGCCCATCGATCGCCGCTCCGCTCCGGCGCTCGCTGATCACGACCACAccagctcttcttcctctcactcCCAACCCAACTCCACAGCAACTCAGCTAGTAACCGTTGCTTCACTGCCCTGTGCTCCCAGAGCAAGACTGCACTCTCTGCCTGATCTCTAAACATCACACggtcctccctcctctctccttttACCGTCTTGCCATTTCTGCTGCgtgtgagagaaagagagaggagagagagagagaaaccgaGATCCTTTGTACGCGTGTTCCCTGTGACAGCCCTGCACGGCTCCGGTTCACCAGAGACCAGAGTAACCGGCTTGCATGTTGCATGCACACAGGGGAGTAAAAACAGAGAGGCATGAGGTTTCGGGCAGTGTGCGCGGCGACCTTGGCCTTTCTCGGGCTCACCGAACCACCCCTGCCTTTACATCACACCCTGTGGCCAGGCCGGGGGCAGCGTGGGGAATCCACCGCTCCAACGGTCGCCGGGCTGGGGGTTTTCGGGCGTGCGGTGCGGCAGTGGGGCCGGGCGGTTTCGGCTCGGCGTTTGGTTTGGTGAGGGCAGGCTGCGTACCGCGGCGTTCTCGGCTCGGCGGGCGTGCAAcgggagttttttttaatattttttatataaataaatatatctcGAATAAAAAATTTACAGAATTAAACGTGCTCTCTCAAAAGGTGGGACGGTAAGTGACTAAGTGGATTACCGTCCTCCGATGGTGGTTAAactcggatgaacagtaaccattctttttttcaatttttctcgTTTACTCTTTCTCTATTTAGGTAGTGGAGGTTACATATTTCAAAATTTACGAATTTTTGTTATAGagtctataattcatgatgaatttatttaaaaaagatTCGCTTCAATACCCTAGgtaggttttaaaataaaaaaactataaaaagtGATACTTTTAGAACCTATAGCAATTTTTAAgacataaattttttaaaaactttagaaaaattcactaatattcttttcatcTATCTTATAATATCTCAAATTATTTTCAACTTtagattatttggtgaaaaagtaagtttctttacaatgctctatttatatatatttttaattattttatataatattatctttttaatttattttgaatttaaacaaattcaaacatgcataaaTTCTGAGTTAGGCGGGCGTGGAGCGGGCGCTTTGGCGGGTTTGGCTGGAACATTTGGTGGGCCGCGCAGGCGTGTTTGGGGCTCATTTTTTCCTGTTTCGGACGAGCCGCGGCTCGCGAGCGTCTTTTGCAGAGGAAGGTGTTTCGGAAGGGACGTGGCGCAGGAGCCGTCGAGTTGATGGAGACCGAGCGAGCCGAGTGGCAGTTGCTCGCGGTGGGTGGCTGCGCACTCCGGCGTGGCAACGGCGTGTTGTGCGACCGGTTCGGTTGGGATTTCAACTTGGGTGCGGGGAGCTGGTGATTTGGTTCGGGAGGATTTTGTGGCGTCGGAGTGGATGCGTTCGGTTCCGCATGGTATCCGTGTAAGGCGTAGCCGTGCATGCATGGCACAGCTTTTATTTCTCCTGCTTTTCCAAAAGGCAGGTTCAATGCTGCTATCATTTGCTTGCTTTTGTGGCTGGTATGGAGAAGAATGCAGTGCCCCGTATGTTTCAATTCTCAGACTGCTACTGTTACAGACATGTGGTAGagttaatttttatctaaattctATCAAGAAAGTGATTTTCTAATAAGAGTGATTTTGTGattaaaagtaatttttttagataaattctACAGAGCAAATAACTTATATGTAAAAAGTGAATTAGTAGAAACTACTTTTTTCAACTCCTATCATCTAGTTCAATTTAGAAAATCATTCTCACAGATTCTACTCtgaaaactaaaaactaaaaactgtTATTTGTTAGAGCTCCTCTGATTCCACTAGAGAGTTATTTATAAGGCTTGCCAAACATACTCTACATATTCAAGCCATGTACATGGATGCCCAAACATTTCCTCTCCGCTGTGTTTTTCCTAGGTTTCCCAAGTCACTCCTTTGTCTTTCATAATATGAAATTTTTCCAAGGACTATCTTATAAAATCCATTTTTATAAGGGTTTTTTCCGTATGGGATCAATAATTTTCTTGCCCACCAGGGCCTTCTGAATCAATTCCCTTAAAATACTTACAATCTTTGGAGTAACTCATTAGTCGTACCGTGCCACAAGCTTGCGCCGCCTTCTATCTCAAACCACCATAACCCCGAGTAATGCAATCACCAATGTTAATGCTATGACTATCCTCCGTGCTCTTGTCGCCACTAACAACTATAGCAGGCACgtccccttttttctttttacttgcCACACCCACCTCATTAGTTGTAGGGCAAATTCTGGGAATTTGATTATCAAAGAAAACAAAGTTTCATCTCTGTCATTAGTTATATTTTTCTTCCCTTACATACCATTCTGTGAGGCTTCCGCCAGTTCTTTCGTCGAAGTTTATAGCACAATGGTCTTTTAATATCTCTAAAATTCAGTAGTCCTCTGTATGTGTTTCACCTGTGGATGACGCTTACATTACCACTTAATTGCCTCTTCCCTGCCTAAGTCTCCTACCATCTGCACAACTTAACCACTCGTCTAGTCTCCCATTGTGCCGCTTGAGCCCTTTTTGCCAATTTTTGGTTAACCCTAGCCCCAAAACCGCGACACGAGTTGCATGTTGCCGCCCCAAAATTTTTGGTTACTAGTAGAATGTAAGACTTGTCTGCAATTACACCTATATCTCGATCGGGCTGTCCACGGTACAACTTTAGATGCAAAGCACCATGAGATTTTATTTGGGCCAATGCGGACTCGTACTTTAGCCAGCTTGACTGGGCCTGCGCTCTGAGCCGAGCCCAAGACAAAGAGGCTGGAGCCACGCGATGACACCAAGGACGTAGCAGTTCTGTGGGCCACATGGACGAGCAGACCAACAATAAAAGCCAATCGATCCACTCGCTATCTGCTACCAAGATGCTGGGTTCATCGGCAAGCATGGCAACCCTGCCTTCTCTTCCGTGCGCGCGCCTCTTGCTCCATCTGCTCCTCGGGCATGGCAGCCCCGAACACCCTCACGCGCGTTGCATCCAAGAGCTGTTCAGGGAGAGTTTGTGAGCATTTTCTGTCGTGGCACTGTACAGTCCTGGAGGCCGCGATTTTCaatttgaggaaaaaaatgTAACTTGGTGTGAATTAACACCTTCTCAAGGTATGTTTGCAGGAAGATGCTGCATTGAGCTCTGGAACTCGGCAATTCAGCATACACGAATGCAGTGAACAAGTTAAAACCCACTAGATGAACCAGATAAATAAATGAGTCACTTTGTTATTCAAGCGTTTAACCAGACGAAATTAGAACAAGCTGCAATCCACTTCTATTACAAGGAAGGCCTAATGGAAAATAAGCTGGAAACACGCTCTTGCTTAAGTGTCAAGCTGAAGAAGTGAACAAAAGAATCAGCTGTTATTTTGGTGTGTTAAATTGAATTGAAAATCAGCAGGAAATTAAATCGAATCGAATCGAATCCCTGATTAACTTAGTTGCCAGGCAGGAGCTCCCAGGAGAATAAGCCCATCTCCTTCGCCGTGTCACCAACCTCAAGCATGCCTGTTTGTGAGtaggaaacaaaagaaaaatgaaacgAATCAGAATGTGTTCACTGTCTGTGTGATGTCCTGGAAGATCCTGAGCCTCTTGCCGATCTTCTCCTTCATCGCTGGGCTCGTGTCGCAGCTCGCCGGCTGCTTGCCGCTGGCGTTCTCTTCAGTGGCTGCTGGTTCATCGTCAAGGACTGGCGCAAGAACCGCCGCCACAAGGGCCTCGTCGAACGCACTGTGGTCGGGCAGCTCCGGCCATCTTTCCTCGGCCGAGAGCGACTTCCTCCTCCCGCTGTTCTCGTCGGTGCTTTGCTCCTTGTCCATGGCATTGCCGGACCGTGTCCTCTTCAGGTTGCCCATGGGATCATGCACCGGAGCcggcttctgctgctgctgctgctgaggccGAGGCAGCGTGTTCTGTCGCTTGGTTTCAAGTGGCGGCATCCGCAGAGAGTAGAACGGCTGGGCGTCCACATTGAGCATGTTCGCCTGCAGCGCCGCCATCTTCTTGCTCAAACCGGCGTTCTCATCGGCGAAGCGATCGcgcggggccggggccgggggcGGCAGCATGTGGTCGATGCACGGCTGCGGTTGCCAGATGCTTGAGGACGACCCAAGCAGTAGCGCGTCGAAGAGCCAGCTCGTGTCAAGCTGATCGGCGCGCGGGCGGCCGACGAGCTTGGCCTCGAGGTCCCGCAGCATCTCCTGCGCGCGCTCGTAGGCCTTGAGGTGCGAGTCCGCGCCGCGAAGGCCGTCGACCGCCGCGGGGCGCACCTGCTTGAGCACGTCCTTGGCCTCGAGCACACGGCCCTGCTTCATGAGGCAGATGCCCAGGTTGCACATCTTGTTGTTGTCCGGCCCGATGAGCAGCGCACGCCGGTACGCCCCCTCCGCCTCCGTGTAGTTCTCCTTCTGCATCAGCGCCCACCCCAGATTGCCCTGCACAACAATCATTGCAAGAATGCTCAGCATCAATGGATTGAGAATTTGTATTGATCAGGAGCTTCAATCCCCAAGAAGCTACAAGAAATGCGGGCACTTACAAGGAGCCTGGTCGCTTCTTGCTCGAGGGTGACCTGGAACTTGCGGCCCTGCGACCGCGCCGTCTTGGTGCGCTTGCCGTTGAATGCGTGTCCTTGGTGGATCAGCTGCAGCTTGTGCTTGAGCAGCGAGATCTGGTCTTCCAGCCTCCCGCATCTCTGCGCAATTCAACAACAAGAACACAATCAAGTTCAGTCCCGTCTCAGCTGCATCAATCGAACAAAGCAGGTGAGAGAAAACGCGAACCTTGTAGAGGTCGAGGAGGATGTTGTCGAGTGACTCCTGCGCCTGGTCGGAGCATCGGCTGCGCAGCGACTTGATGGCCTCGATGGCCTCTTCGGCGCGGTTCTGCTGTTTCATCACGATGGCCATGTCCTTGAGCGCGCTGTCCACGCGGTCGCCGGCGTTGATGGCCCCCCAGAACAGCGCGATCGCCTTCTCCGGGTCCTTGTCAACCAGCTGCACCGCCGCATAACAAATCCAAAATCAGATCGAACCGCCACACACGGCGTCATCCACCGGAACAAACGCAGCGCACGAACGTACCTGGACGCGCTTGGCGCGCACGTACGGTGTGTCGCCGACGGGCACCTTGTGGGCGACGTGGAAGGAGTCGGAGTTGGTGCGGagcatggccgccgccgccgccggcttgATGGGCGAGCAGGGCGCCGACTTGGTCGGCCGGAGGAGCCCCACGGCGGCTGCGGCGTTCCACgactcctgctgctgctgcatcatgGCTGCCTcgatctcctcttcctcctcccttgcGAGACGAGAAGAACTCCAAGAACGGAGCAGAGctcgagagggagagagatgaggaggaagaggaggagaaacgGAGCAGTAGTAGCGAGCATTGGATTCCGCAGGAGATATATGAATGGGTCTGAGGGGTCCGTCCGACCGTTGGAGAGCTAGCCGTTTGGGGAACTAGCCGTTGGGACTTCGTGGGcctcagctgctgctgctgagtaAATTGTTTGGGCCAAGCCCAATTGAGTACTGGGCCGATGTCTTTACGAGGGGAGGACGTGTATTcggaacttttttatttttatattttttaaatcaacaATTACAATAGGtgtctgttttaaaaaattacaaattcaGACTTATTTCGCTGTGGAAGGGCGACATGttttaaaatttatcttttttatttctaattgcacatgttatatttttatttgaatttgtttagaAAATTAGATGATAGCATCTTCTataatatatgtattttttaaaaaaatttacataaCTATTTTggtagtgttttaaattttagaaacattaaaatataatatttttatttttaaatttgtcGTGTGTTGGAAGGGACGATAGGCGGCTAGATCTCTAATTTTTACACATATATTGGCAATTACTTGATTTAAAAAAACTCCATGTATTCGTGTCTCGTTGTGTCGTCCCGTCGTCTCCGCATCGTGGCGCTCGAGCCGAGAAGGAAGGCCAGGCGCCGGCGCGCTTGGAGGCGGGCTCGGCCCGCACATCCGCGTTTCGCGACGAACGCCTCGACGGTGTGGAGTGTGCGGTGGTGCGGATGTGTGTCACCAGGCGTTGTTTTCTTCTCTTGCGTGGCGGTGCGGTTGTG
It encodes:
- the LOC133901252 gene encoding protein POLLENLESS 3-LIKE 2, which gives rise to MMQQQQESWNAAAAVGLLRPTKSAPCSPIKPAAAAAMLRTNSDSFHVAHKVPVGDTPYVRAKRVQLVDKDPEKAIALFWGAINAGDRVDSALKDMAIVMKQQNRAEEAIEAIKSLRSRCSDQAQESLDNILLDLYKRCGRLEDQISLLKHKLQLIHQGHAFNGKRTKTARSQGRKFQVTLEQEATRLLGNLGWALMQKENYTEAEGAYRRALLIGPDNNKMCNLGICLMKQGRVLEAKDVLKQVRPAAVDGLRGADSHLKAYERAQEMLRDLEAKLVGRPRADQLDTSWLFDALLLGSSSSIWQPQPCIDHMLPPPAPAPRDRFADENAGLSKKMAALQANMLNVDAQPFYSLRMPPLETKRQNTLPRPQQQQQQKPAPVHDPMGNLKRTRSGNAMDKEQSTDENSGRRKSLSAEERWPELPDHSAFDEALVAAVLAPVLDDEPAATEENASGKQPASCDTSPAMKEKIGKRLRIFQDITQTVNTF
- the LOC133901793 gene encoding protein ALTERED PHOSPHATE STARVATION RESPONSE 1-like; the encoded protein is MGCCQSRLERLEAVSRCKARRRYTKQLVQARRDMAAAHALYLRSLRATGASLMHFASAEADHPHPHSSAHHQPPPSPPPPPPPPPPPPPPPLSPTPTTRSWTTNSSSISASAILPPPPPPPMPSSWDFWDPFAPSSSRSATEDADWDDAATTVVDAPNAVPPVVTVAAAVAAPPSIVTATTTSTTPSELTVVAVPRGAAGKKDLAEIATELDEYFLKAADAGARVAALLEAPICEPPETTNHSLPGKVLSYSKSLKPTGWSWGGGGAGYGKGNNGFTRFGRGDGGMSMGNSGGGGMLSHSSTVEKLYAWEKKLFLEVKSYEGYKQEHDKKVSLLRKQEVKGVDYLKMEKNRMEIESLESKMLVATQSIETTTSEIIRVRESELFPQLLELVAGLMSMWRGMYECHQVQTHIVQQLEYLNNALSTNPTSNVHRQAALQLEIEVDRWYSAFCSLVKSQRDYVYSLTGWLRLSLFCHNDLLTKAHQNSDIYSLCEEWQLAIDRIPDKVASEGIKTLLTVIHAVVIQQAEEHKQKKRSESAFKEFEKKAEELRSLESKYGPYFGAEAYGEMSRKSPVADKRAKVEALRSHADEEKSKYEKSIGVTRAMTLNNLQTGFPNVFQAMTGFASVCMEAFESVYNFKRSSDRILDMKRLLT